The Lepisosteus oculatus isolate fLepOcu1 chromosome 4, fLepOcu1.hap2, whole genome shotgun sequence genome window below encodes:
- the LOC102697077 gene encoding serine protease 33-like has product MRTVLCLFGAALLFMVGTDAQSSVCGRAPLNTRIVGGQSALEGYWPWQASLQLRGSHSCGGSLINNQWVLSAAHCFAGSSVPSSWMVYLGWLKLSLASTNGVAKSVQQIIVHPSYNPTTFNNDVALLKLSSPVSFTSYIQPICLADSGSSFYTGTSCWVTGYGTTAEGGSLPQQGALQEVQLPVIGNQECRCLNSEYNITSNMICVGLRQGGKDSCQGDSGGPLVSKQSSVWVQAGIVSFGQGCARPNLPGVYTRVSQYKAWIQAQIGSSPAPGFVTYTSSGINTDSSYKCTACSPAIAPLALLLAAGLPALL; this is encoded by the exons ATGAGGACAGTGCTCTGTCTGTTCGGCGCAGCTCTGCTCTTCATGGTTG GGACTGACGCTCAGAGCAGTG TGTGTGGACGGGCACCCCTCAACACCCGCATCGTAGGGGGCCAGTCTGCCCTGGAGGGCTACTGGCCCTGGCAGGCCAGCCTGCAGCTGAGGGGGAGTCACAGTTGTGGAGGGTCTCTGATCAACAATCAGTGGGTGCTGTCTGCTGCGCACTGCTTCGCAGG AAGCAGCGTTCCCAGTAGCTGGATGGTGTATCTGGGCTGGCTGAAGTTGTCTCTGGCCAGCACTAACGGAGTAGCCAAAAGTGTCCAGCAGATCATTGTTCACCCAAGCTACAACCCCACTACCTTCAACAACGACGTCGCCCTGCTGAAGCTGAGCAGCCCCGTCTCCTTCACCAGCTACATCCAGCCCATCTGTCTGGCCGACAGCGGCAGCTCCTTCTACACTGGGACCAGCTGCTGGGTCACTGGCTATGGCACGACTGCAGAGGGAG GCTCTTTGCCACAACAAGGTGCCCTGCAGGAGGTGCAGCTGCCAGTGATTGGAAACCAGGAGTGCAGATGCCTGAACTCTGAATACAACATCACCAGTAACATGATCTGCGTTGGACTGAGACAGGGGGGCAAAGACTCCTGCCAG ggAGACTCCGGAGGCCCCCTGGTGTCCAAGCAGAGCTCCGTCTGGGTCCAGGCTGGTATTGTGAGCTTTGGACAGGGCTGTGCCCGGCCCAATCTCCCTGGGGTGTACACCCGCGTGTCCCAGTACAAGGCCTGGATCCAGGCCCAGATCGGCTCTTCCCCGGCGCCGGGGTTCGTGACCTACACGTCCTCCGGCATCAACACCGACAGCTCCTACAAGTGCACCGCGTGCTCACCCGCCATCGCGCCCCTGGCGCTGCTGCTGGCGGCCGGACTGCCCGCGCTGCTGTAA